GATTGGGAAGATGAAGCCAAGTGGGGGAAGTGGAGCGGAACGCTATGCGGCGTTTTTCGGCGACATCCACGGAAACATCTATTCCGTCGATGCGGCGAACGGCGAATTGTTGTGGAAGCACTTGATCGACCCGCATCCGCTTTCCCGAATCACGGGCGGCACGCGTCTTTACAACGGCCGTTTGTACGTTCCGGTAGCCTCACTCGAAGAGCCCGAATCATCGAGTCCGAACCATCCATGTTGCACGTTCCGCGGAATGGTCGCCGCTCTCAACGCGGACAACGGTGAACAGGTTTGGAAGACGTACACGATCCCGGAAAAAGCCATCGCAAGGAAAACACCGGATGGGAAGAGCTTCCTCGGACCTTCAGGGGCGGGCGTGTGGAGTCCGGTAACCATCGATCCCAAACGGCATGCCATCTATTTCGTCACCGGCAATACATTTTCCGACCCGGACGTCGGAAGATCGGACGCAATCATGGCGCTGGATCTGGATACTGGCAAGATTTTATGGATTCAGCAGGACGAAGCTAAGGACGTCTGGCATACCGGTTGCCCACAGGGGCAAGAGCCTCCAGGTTTCCCACCGAAGACTTTTCGTGCCGGTAGCGCCGGCGCCCCAAGCCCCAGGCGGCCACCGATGCCGGCTACCTATTACTGTCCGGATCCAGAAGGTCCGGATTGGGACTTCTCCGCAGGCGCCATTCTGCTCGATCTGCCGAACGGCCGGAGCCTGCTGGTCGCCGGCCAGAAATCCGGATTGGTCTGGGCACACGATCCCGACAAGAACGGCACCCTGGTTTGGAGATCGGACATATCCCGCGGCCAAATCGTATTTGGCGGAGCAGCGGACGGCGAGAAGGCGTACTTTGCTATGCGCGGAGGCGCCGGAACGATCGCGGGATTGGCCGCGGTGCAGTTGTCCGATGGTGTCGAGAAGTGGTTTACACCGATACCGCCCCAGGAGTCAATGAGCACACATGCCGGCATTACAGCGGGTGTCACGGTCATACCCGGAGCCGTCTTCACGGCCGGCCTGGACGGCATGCTTCGTGCCTTTGCCACATTGGACGGCAGACCACTCTGGCAATACGATACGACTCAGGAAGTCCAAACCGTGAATGGAGTAAAGGCGCGAGGTGGTTCCATCGGCTCGGCAGGGACAACGATCGTGAACGGCATGGTCTACGTCACCTCGGGCTACACCGGATTTCAAGGCGGATCGCCGGGGAACATGTTGCTCGCATTCGCGCCTTAGGGCGGTGAAGGAATCGCTGTTTCGCCGAGCGGGCCCCGATCGAGTCCTTTGCTATCGATGAGATGAAGCGACACGCGAGCGGTCTCCGCAGGGGCCTGAACCGTTTGTTGGAGAGTAACGATCTCGAGCGGGGCCACGTCTTGAACCTTGGCCGCTCCGAGCCGCGCCCCTTGCCGGTCGTAGAAACGCGCCTCGAGTTGGCCCGCCAGGAAGACTCCGAACTCTCCGGCAAGAGCCAGACCGGTGGGGCTGCCGACCGCAGTCAGCGGTCGTCCGATCGTGCCCGCATACGTCACGTTCACCAATTCACTGCCCATGCGCGCCGGCAGCCATTGCGTATCCATCGCATACGATTCGCCCGGATCGAGGCGGATCAGCGGACTGTTCACTTCCGCTTCCATATAGTGGATCGCCGCGTGCGCAGGGTCAGGTAGACGCGCGGGATCGGCCGGCGGCTGTGGACCACGGCGTCCCGTTCCGGTCGTATAGACGATCACGGTGGCTTTACCCGGATACTCGGCGCCACGCACATAGCGGAAGCGCTCTACCATGGCGAATCGGGTGGAGCCGTCCACCACCGCGAGCCATTCGCCCGGGCTGTCGATCCACACCTCTCCGCCCGCCTGGCTCGAATGCACCGCGAAAAGGCCGTCGCGAATGGAATAGCCGGCGCTCGACGCCATTCCGGTGCGCACGTGATAGGAGTTCAGGTACGCGCTTTGCGAATTCACCGGCGTGAAGGCCCAGAAATCCGGATTCGGCTGAGCCGGATTCGAAGCGTCGGCAGTGTTGTATTGCGATACGGACTGCTCGGACCATTCCTGCGGATAGCCGCTCGTGTTCTTCATCACCGCATGAAAAGAAATCGCCGGCGACCCGGCTCCGATGCTGATATCGCGCATGTACTGTTGACAATGAACGGATCGGACGGCCCCGTAAGCCGCACCGAGCACGTCTCGCCTTTTGATAAAACTTGTGCGGTAAACACACCCGAATCCAACGCCGCACCTTCCGCTCCCGGCCAATGCTGTTCGTCGCCGGAGCCCTCGGGCATGGGCCAGATCTTGTCGCCGCCATAATTGAACCAGCGCTTTTGCGCGGCGGATACTTCGGGCGAAAAAGATTGACCCTTGAGCTGCTGATTCACAAACAGGTAGTCGTGATCGCCAAAGGTCACTTGCATCAGGCATCCGCCAAGCTGCGGAACGATCGTCAGTTTCACCCAGGCATTGGCCAAGCGGATGGCTTTCCAGCCCAGGTAGTCGATATTATCCACCTGGCATGCTTCCGGAGCGGCCAGAGCCGGAAGAGCGAATGCCAGGAGTGAGACTAGATTACGAAGTCGCAAAGGCGTTGGAACCCCTGATGATACCGCCGAACCGGCCGATTCGAGGACGATTCGGAATGACGTGGAGATTACGATTTAGCAATTGAGCGTTCAGAAGAGTTTCCCGGTATAAACTCCTAGGTGACCGTCCGCGATGCTGGGCATTCCTACTTTTACAATCTGCGCTGCCCTGCTGATGCAGGTTGATGGCAGAACGGATTATCTGGCGCGCTGCGTGGGTTGCCACGGCGCCGACGGAACGGGTGGCGGCCACGGGCCGGCGATTGTGGATGTCCCACGGCCTCGCGCGATTTCGAAAGCTGCTGTACTCGAGCTCATCCGCAACGGCATTCTGGATCGCGGCATGCCGGCCTTCCAAATCTCCGACGAAGAAGCGAGCGCCATCGCCGATTACGTCATGTTTTTAAAAAGCCCGCCGAAGACGCCCGCACTTGTCGCGTCTTCAGGGAATGCCGCCGCCGGTGAACGGTTCTTCCATAAGAACAGTTGCGGCGGTTGCCACATGCTGCGAGGCAGTGGCGGTGTGCTCGGGCCGGACCTTTCGAATGTGGGCCGCGAACGGACGCTCGCGCAAATCGAACAGGCGCTGCGCGATCCTGGCGCTACCGGGCAATCCAGCGGCCGCGGAAGAAGACGTGGCGGGCCCTCTTACCCCGCAGTCACCGTACACCTTCGCGATGGCCGCACCATCCAAGGCATTGCGAAGAACGAGAGCAACTTCGATTTGCAATTGCTTGGCGCGGACGAAAAGCTGTATCTGCTGTCCAAGGACCAAATCTCAGAGATCCTTCACGACAAGTCGCTGATGCCGAAAGTAGAAGCGACATCGGATGAGATACGCGATTTGATCGCTTATCTGAATGCCGCCACAGCGGCAGGCGCTTCTAAATTAGGCGC
Above is a window of Terriglobia bacterium DNA encoding:
- a CDS encoding PQQ-binding-like beta-propeller repeat protein, whose translation is MRTLYAALIASVLLAGSLTPIATAQTGGQPLPVRLSEGAGSTIFGNFCENCHGNPKVDSAPAPSVLKQMTPERIYLTLTQGDMAKIAQGLTDQQKRDIAEWVGGRKLGAAESGDAKKMSNVCASNPPIRDLNSKPSWNGWSADLSNTRFQPAKAADLSVAQISRLRLKWAFGLPAAASVYGQPTIVDGRVFVSSDAGFVYALDAESGCVHWSFQAQTGVRSAITIGKMKPSGGSGAERYAAFFGDIHGNIYSVDAANGELLWKHLIDPHPLSRITGGTRLYNGRLYVPVASLEEPESSSPNHPCCTFRGMVAALNADNGEQVWKTYTIPEKAIARKTPDGKSFLGPSGAGVWSPVTIDPKRHAIYFVTGNTFSDPDVGRSDAIMALDLDTGKILWIQQDEAKDVWHTGCPQGQEPPGFPPKTFRAGSAGAPSPRRPPMPATYYCPDPEGPDWDFSAGAILLDLPNGRSLLVAGQKSGLVWAHDPDKNGTLVWRSDISRGQIVFGGAADGEKAYFAMRGGAGTIAGLAAVQLSDGVEKWFTPIPPQESMSTHAGITAGVTVIPGAVFTAGLDGMLRAFATLDGRPLWQYDTTQEVQTVNGVKARGGSIGSAGTTIVNGMVYVTSGYTGFQGGSPGNMLLAFAP
- a CDS encoding c-type cytochrome — encoded protein: MLGIPTFTICAALLMQVDGRTDYLARCVGCHGADGTGGGHGPAIVDVPRPRAISKAAVLELIRNGILDRGMPAFQISDEEASAIADYVMFLKSPPKTPALVASSGNAAAGERFFHKNSCGGCHMLRGSGGVLGPDLSNVGRERTLAQIEQALRDPGATGQSSGRGRRRGGPSYPAVTVHLRDGRTIQGIAKNESNFDLQLLGADEKLYLLSKDQISEILHDKSLMPKVEATSDEIRDLIAYLNAATAAGASKLGAGVSFAEVAHPKRGTWPTYDGNQSGNRFSPLDQI